TATTTGCAGTGCCGCAATCGTATTATATGGACCTGAGCATGTATGTGTCATACCGAAACTAGCTATGAATACAAATCAACTCATCTGTGCAGGAAAATAGATAATAGAAAATATAATCTCTCAAGGAAACTCAGGGTTTCCAAATCTCTGCATGGACACCGGGAGCACAGCAAGACGCTCCGCATGCATCTAACCTTGGGTTGTGACGCCAGACTCTCAAGGAGCCTAAGCTAAGGAGGACTAAGGAGAACGCTgtctggaggctggagctggagtccGTCCTCGTCAGGATTGTCGTCGATTCCTCTAGgccgccacgcgtcggccatccGAGATGGGGCTACAACCAGCGGAGTTTGCAGCCCGTCTGTACCGATTTTTTTCCAGCCGGATGTCATCCGCCAACAGGACAAGTACCAAATGATAGGACAAATTATTTTTAAGTCCCTGGTCACTTTTGCCCTTTTGCCTCCTATTCCCAACAAGCCAATCATAAAAAAAAAGGCGTCTAGCTCTCCCATTCCCTCTCCCTTCTCTTGCCAATGTCAAAAATGACATGGGGGCATTGAGACACAAGCATTATATAGTGGCATATGTCGTCGATGCTAACAgtaatgaatgaattaatgcTGGTAGGTGTATATATTTTCCGTACACTTACCTTTTTCTATAAAAAGGTGTATATGTTTGCCATgcatttactttttttttttggactaCTAGTACTCACTGTGTAACATGACCGGTGCAAGAAAGTAAACTTGCTGTGCTATCAATTTCAATGCTTGGTTGCTCACATTGTCGACTAATATGGTGATGACTAAAGCGCTAGGCATGAGCTAGGTGGCTATACACAGGTTAAGTCATGAAAGTTCAAACAAATGCATTTGGATTCTTCTGTTTTTCATAGAGGATttgaagattttttttcctgaatGTCCATACGAACAGGCCCACAAGGACGGCCCAATCTTCTTTTCCATATCGAATACGGCCAACAGTTCATCtcatctttctcttttcttgtcCGTGCGGGGCCCATCGCTTCGTCTCCGCGCTCCCCGATTCGTCGCCGACGACGCCATGCCCAGCCTCCTCCGACGAGCCCGGGGGCGACGACCGCAGCGCAGCTCAGTCGGCGGCCGGAACGAGGGAGAAGCGGCGGTATTCTCTATTCTCTGCCACCGCGGTAGCCGCTTCCCGACCGTGTTCACTGACCTTCTCACCCTCCCTTCCTCGTCCCGGTCAGGCTTAGGGTGCCGGCTCCTCATCTCCCCCACCTAGGAGGGCGCCATGGAGTCCGTGGATCTGATTGCCGCCTGCCTCGACTCCATACGCCAGGTCGGATCTCTTCGCCACTTCGTCCTGATTCCGGGAACATGCTTGCCTTTCCCAATTTCTTTCAGAAGATACAACACGAGGCTTAAGCTGCTGTCTCTTTTGCATCTAGGCATGCGAATTTGCCTGTGCAGATAAATAATATCTGATACATGTTCCTGATTGGAGCAATAATCCTGTTAAAAGAACCATCTTTTTTGCATCCTGGACTGAAACATTGATTATTTTGTTGCCAAATTTAATGTTGCAGATTGGAGACAAGATTGCAGATGCAGATGTTGATTCGGGCACTGAGGCGTTTCAGTTCATAGGAGCGTTTCATCTGCTTCTCGAGCTCGGTTCTCGTGCTATGTGCAGCTTGAAGATTGCATCGCCTCTTGATGCTGTGAGATTCCTTTACTACCTTTCTATATCTGTTCGTAAGTTGCAGTGAGTGAAGTGTGGTTAATGTGAGTGCAGAACTGAATGCAGCATGTTTGGTCTGTCAGAGCTCAAGCAGGTAAACACGTGTCTACTGTCTAGTGCACAAATGAAACGATAAAGATCAGGAAGCATTCGTAGTTAGATTACTTTTTATCTAATCATGGGGAAACTTGTATTGATGCAGTCACATTAATTACTTATATTTAGGAGCAGTTACTTGCACACTTTAGGATTACAGGGAATGACTGAGGACGCCGTTGATGCAATATTCTCCACTAGTAGCATGATAGGGATGGTTTTATGATGATTTTGTATAAATGTTCTGTGCCTGCTTTCTCAATGGTCTTTATGAATAACATATTTTGAGAAGAAAATCATTTTTAGTTCTTTTACTGCAGGTATTGAAATGCGTCCTGGGTATTGAGTTGGTAGTATGCACACCAAGTTTTTTTTCCCCCAGTGGCATTACATTCTAGCTTGAGGGCCTTTAGAGTGTCTCCTCTAGTAATGTATATTTTAATTATAATTACTGCCTATTGCTATTGTTCTTACAACACCTTGAATTtttgtaaaactgatatatgcTCTTTAGTTCAGTACTTGTGATGGATTGGAAGTGCCTGCCCTGATAACCTTCGTGTTAACTTCATGAAAAAAATGTCTTGTTCTGCTACTCTTTACCTGAATGTGTGTTGTATCATGTGCTTTGCAGCTTTGGCACTCAAGATTTTCTCATCCATTAAGGAAGGTTGTATTGCTTACATCCCTCCTTAGTGATGCACATTGGTATATTCTGCGATGCCTGGGCAACCATGGAACTGTTTCACATTGTACTGTGCTGACAGCTATTTCTGAGGTGCTTACCCACTGCAAGACTATGTTCCTTGTGATGTATTCCTTTAAGTGTTTCAGAATCCTGCTAGTTAATATTTTTCCTTCCACTAAAACTGTCATGGTAGAAAATTACCGAAAGTACCTTTGGTTGGCACTGAACTTCCAatttatttttcttaaaaaaagttTATATTTGTTTCAATTAAATTGTGCCATCTAACACATCTTTACGTTGTCTTTATGTAGTATAGCTGACGAGTACTGATAGGATATTGTACTAGTCAGCTTGAGATCCCCATGTTATCTGATTTGTTGTTTTATTATATTGTACTTGTGAGCTTGAGATCCTCATTCTATCTTTATGTAGTATAACTGACAAGTACTGATAGAACATCTTGCTGGTGCTGTTTTCTTTGAAATTCACTGTAACTTCTGCATTACTCAGAAAAATTAAAGTAGATTTCTATGTTGCTACTGTTATTCATCTTGTTTCCTTAGAACACTCGGAGCAGCTTCAA
This genomic interval from Panicum virgatum strain AP13 chromosome 8K, P.virgatum_v5, whole genome shotgun sequence contains the following:
- the LOC120643688 gene encoding sec1 family domain-containing protein MIP3-like, with protein sequence MESVDLIAACLDSIRQIGDKIADADVDSGTEAFQFIGAFHLLLELGSRAMCSLKIASPLDALWHSRFSHPLRKVVLLTSLLSDAHWYILRCLGNHGTVSHCTVLTAISEFGHSASQHTLILHLGQMLDITRSGP